The Mucilaginibacter rubeus genomic interval ATTTGCGGACAAAGTGATTGGGGATAAACATACATTTCAATTATCATCAAACCGGGGTTTTAATTATCGCGCCCTTTTAAATAAAGATGAATTGTTTATGCTTCCGCGCAATGGCGGCGAGTTTAAACTCCAGCCGGGTACATCGGGGTATAAAGAGGGCGATAAATGGGTGTATTCATACTTTGTTCCGCAAAACGGAAAAGACCTCATCAATATGATGGGCGGTAATGTACAGTTTGCTGCGCGGCTTGATTCTGCTCTGAGCAATAACGTTATCCTGTTTGATAACGAAACGGTGTTTCATCTGCCTTATCTGTTTAACCAGGCCGGTAAGCCACAGCTAACACAAAAATGGCTAAGGGATATTATGCTCAACAGGTTCAGCGCTACACCCGGCGGTTTACCTGGCAATGATGACCTTGGTTCAACATCCAGCTGGTATGTTTTCAGTGCGATGGGTATTTATCCGGCGTGTCCGGGAAGACCACTTTATGCCATCGGCGCTCCATTGTTCAAGTCTGTAACGCTTCATTTACCAAACGGTAAACAATTTGTCATCGGCAGTAGTAATTCATCTGCAAAAAACAACTACGTGCAATCGTTGCAGGTGAATGGTAAAACATCGCAGCAATTAATTCTGCCACATTCGGTACTGGCAAGTGGGGGATCAATGAACTTTGATATGGGTAAGGAGCCCGCGAACTGGCCGGCAGATAAAGATCCTATTGAACTATCAGCCACGCAAAAAAACACGGCTTTCAGCATCGTTGGTTATTCGGTGAATAAAAAGACTGTAACTCCTGATGAGCCACTTGTTGTAAGTTTTAAGCTCAAGAATACAGGCAGCAGGGGAATTAAGACGGTAAAGTTATTGGTTAACGGAGCGCCTTACGCTTACAAAAATTGCCTGGTTGAAACTGGGCAAACTGTTCAGGATTCTATCAATTTCAGGCTTTATCCGGCTGGAAAAACAACATTGAAACTGGATAACATGGCTCCATTTACGGTTAATGTAAAGCTGCCTGTGAAGCCACAGGAAGCTTTGTGCAAAGTACTCGCACTGGACGTAAAGCCGATGATTAAACTAAATGACATTCAGGAAGTAAAATATACCATAAAAAATATCGGTGGGCTTGAGCACGGTTTTAACATCCCGGTCAAATTGAATGACCTTATCGTTTTTACCGATAGCATTAAACTTAAAGCAGGCGAAGTCAAAACTATCGCTCATAATATCAAGGCATTGACAAAAGGCTTTAATCGCCTGGTAGTTTATGATCATCCGCGGGTTAGGTATAAGGTTTATGAAAACGCCATGGAATCCCTACTGCTGGATTTTGCATCAATATCCTCCGGGAAAATGGTAGCCGATAGCTCAGGTTTTCATAATGATGGGCACATTATTTCAGCTACGCCCGATAGTAAGGATAAACTTCTGTTTGGCGATAATACTTATGTAGAGGTACCTAATGCCCCGGTTTTAGATAGGATGGGCGAAACTATTAGTATGATGGGCTGGGTATACCCAATGGAAAAAGAGAAAGGCTTAACAGATATCATCACCAAGGGCGATAATCATGTTTTGCAGATGACCGATAGTAAAACGCTCACCTTTTTTGCAGGAGGATGGGGCAGGGGCGATTGCACGGTAAACCTGCCTGCCGACTGGCAGCAGCACTGGCATCATATAGCCGGTGTATGTACGGGCAAAATGCTGTATGTTTATATTGATGGTGTTTTAGCCGGCACTTCTGAATTAGATGTAACCGCAGATCTGTCGGTAAATAACAAGTGGACCCTGAGCCGAAATGAGGAATTTCCGTCAGAGCGGGTGTTTCATGGTTATATCAACAAGGTGATGGTTTTCAGGGAGGCTTTGTCGGCAGATGATATAAAAGGCATTGTATCTTCAGAAAATGCATCGATTAGGCAATAGCGGAATATTGCTGAAAAAAATATCGGGCATATCACAAATATGATCTGAAAAATTAGAGATTTGCCAAGCCTGTTTAAACAAGCCTAAAAATCTATCTGAAATGATCTTAAACATTTGTCCGAAATTAAAACGGAAGGTATACCCCTTGATGCTGCTTTCGTTAGTGACTGTTGCAGCAAACGCCCAGCAAAAAACTACTAAAGTAAAAAAGGACGAGGTTGACTATGTTAACCCGCTCATCGGCACGGCCGCTACCGGTTTTGCTAAAGGACTTGACGGCGGTGGTACCATGCCCTGCGTTAACGTGCCGTTTGCTATGACCAATTTTGTTGCTCAAACCGGTGAGAATAAGATGAGCAAAATGAGTTATACTTACGAGGATAACTCGGTAATTGGCCTGATGGCTTCGCACCAGCCAACCGTTTGGATGGGCGATTATGGCTATGTATCTGTAATGCCCCAAATTGGCAACCTGCGTGTACTACCCGAAGAACGCAAGCTCATGTTTGACCATAAGGATGAAGTGGCAAAACCTTATTATTATTCTGTAAAGCTAAAAGCGGCTGCCAACACAAATATCAAGGCTGAAATAGCCGGGTCCAATACCTGCGGTATGTTCCGCTTTACCTTCCCAAAGGCAGATCAGGCGCATTTGATCATTCAGGGTATTAACCTAAATCCTACACTTACCGATTGGGCCAATGACTTTAAGGTGAGGATGAAGGAGCTGCGCGGATATGTACACGTTGATACTGTAAATAACGAGATCACCGGTTATAATCCCGACAGGCAATCGGCACAGCTTGGCCCGCCATTGAAAAACTTTAAAGGTTATTTTATTATCAAGTTTGATAAGCCTATTCGCAGCTACGGCACCTGGGATAACCAAACCATTAAAAAGAGAAGCAAAGAACAGTTTGGTACCCGCATGGGCGCTTATGTGTCATTTAAAACAACGGGTAATACTGTAGTAAAAGTTACTGTAGCTACATCTTTTATCAGTATCGATCAGGCACGTCACAACCTTAAGCGGGAAATCCCTGATTGGGATTTTGAGAAAGTGGTTAAAAGTACCCGCGATAACTGGCAGCAGCAGCTAAAGAAAGTACAAGTAGCTGATATTACCGACGGGCAGAAAACAATTTTTTATACGGCTTTATTCCACACGCTGCTTTTCCCAAGGGAGTTTTCAGAGTACGGCAGGTATTACAGCGCTTTTGATGATAAAATCCACAACGGCGTTTCTTACAATGATTATTCACTGTGGGATACTTTCAGGGCCTTGCATCCGCTATTGACCCTCACTCAGCCCGAGCGTGTAAATGATATGGTGAAATCACTGCTGCAAATGTACCAGGAGGGCGGATGGATGCCAATGTGGCCAAATCCAACCTATACCAATATCATGATAGGCACTCATGCCGATGCTGTAATTGCTGATGCTTATGTTAAAGGTTTTAGAGGTTATAATATCGCTTTAGCTTACGAAGCGTTACACAAAGACGCGTTTGCGGCACCTGATGGTGATGTTCAGAAAAAATGGGGCGACCGTGACTTGTGGACAAGCTTTGAAGCAAGGGGAGGACTGACTAATTATCATAAATTAGGCTACATCCCTGTAGATAAAACTAAAGAGTCGGTGTCCCGTACCATTGAGTATGGCATTGATGATTACTGCGTTGCCCAGCTTGCAAAAGCCTTAGGTAAAACAAGCGATTATAACCAGTTAATGGGCTGGAGCAAAAACTATAAGAATGTTTACAACAGCTCAACCGGGTTTATGGCTCCACGAAATGCCGATGGAAGCTGGTCGGCCCAATCTGATAGTGGCTTTACCGAAGGTACAAAATGGACATATACTTTTGGAGCTATGCAGGATGTACCGGGAATGATCGCTCTCATGGGTGGCGAAAAAGCTTTTGCCGACAAGCTAACTCACAACTTTAATGACGGACATTACAGGGCTGATAACGAGCCGGGCCATCATTACATTTACCTGTTTAACTATTGTGGCATGCCATGGAAAGCGCAGGAACTGGTAAGGCAACATACTTCGTGGCAAAATTTCAGAAATGCGCCTATCGGTATAAACGGTAACGATGATTGCGGGCAAACATCTGCCTGGTATATTTTCAGTACCATGGGTTTCTACCCGGTAACGCCGGCTTCAGGCTTGTACAGTATTGGCGCCCCTCAGTTTCCGTACATAGCTATGAACCTGCAAAACGGAAATAAGCTGGTGATTAAAGCTACTGGTCTGTCAGCCCAAAACAAATATGTAAAGTCAGTTACTTTTAACGGAGTAGCTATAAAAGACCATACCATATCACATGAGCAGATCAGCCATGGAGGTACTTTAGCGTTCACCATGACCAATATCCCTCAAAAAGATTAATTGGACGATGTAGATGCCCTTGCAATCAGTTGTGAAGGCATCACCAGCTCTTGTTCTGTCGTAATAATCCTTCCCGACAAGCGGCCGAAAAGTATTTCGGCCGCTTGTTTTCCCATATCATAGGCCGGTTGCAAAATGGTGGTTAGCGGCGGATTAAGTATAGCTGCTGTAATCTGGTTGGTGAAACAGATCACTTTAACATCATCCGGGATCTTCAGCTTGAGCTCGTCGCAGGCCAGGTAGGTTGAGGTGGCTAAATGCTCAACCGTTGCTACTATACCATCGGGCATTGCGGTGCTCAGATGTTCTTTAATAATCCCAACATTTTCAGTATTATATTTATTTGAGCAGGTTACAATCCCTGTTTCTTCAATCGTGATTCCGTTATCGGCCAAGGCTTTCCGGTAACCCTGCTCACGGGCTGATAAAATGCTCGGAAAGCCGCTGATGGTGATTAATGAGATGTTTTTACATCCTGACTGCAATAAGTGGCTGGTAGCTATATAGGCGCTATTAAAATCGTCAGTTATAATTTTATCCGCGTTTACATCCTCACATACCCTGTCGAAAAAAACGATTGGGATCCCCGTTTCCTGTAAGGTTTTTATGTGAGAGGTATCTTCCGTGTTACTGGCAACAGACATGATCACGCCATCTACACGACCGCTGGCCAGGTCACTAAGCATAGATGCTTCGCGTTGGTAATCGTCGTGTGTAAGGTAGATCAGGGAATGATATTTTTCGGGAGCAATGATACTTTCAATACCATTAATAGCCTGGCTAAAAAAACTATCGGCAATTTCGGGAATGATGATAGCTATAGTGTTACTGCTCTGCCGGCGGAGACTGCTCGCGTAAACATTAGGTACATAATTTAAGCGCCGCGCCGCTTCCATAACTCTTTGTTTGGTTTCCTGGCCAATGTCATAACTATCGCGCAGGGCTTTTGAAATAGTAGCTGTGGAGAGCTTAAGCTCTGCCGCCAGTGTTTTCATATTCACCTTGTCGCTTTTGTTACCGGAGGTCATTGTAAAGAGATATTTAAATTGAGCCCGGCAATATAACGAAAAAAGGCCTTGAGCTATTATTTTAGGTCTTGTTTTAACACGCAGAGACTTAAACGATTAAGCAAATAAATATCCCAAATTTGGTAAAACTGATGTTTGGAATCAGGAAATTTGATAGAAGACATAAGCAGAATTGTCCAACAATGCTGCTTTAAACCAACCAAATTATGAGCCAGATTAGCAACACACAAAACCAAGGTCCGTTAAATTCAATAGATGAATGGGAAGACGATCTGTTAGTCCGTTATCCTGATGCCGATACCATTGCCGCAGGCAGGGATACCGAAGCTTACCGCGATTATGAAAATAATTTAAAAGACAGCGTAAGGGAGTTTTACCGCTTACAGCATATTAACCAAACTTATGATTTTGTTCTGCAAAAAAAAGAGGAATATCTGAAGTTTGATAAAAAAGAAATGTCTGTTTGGGATGCGTTTGATTTCCTGAACCAACTGGTTGATGACTCAGATCCGGATACCGATCTTGACCAGCTTCAACACCTGTTGCAAACCTCTGAAGCTATTCGTGCCGACGGTCGCCCGGATTGGATGGTGTTAACCGGTTTGTTTCACGATATGGGCAAAGTATTATGCCTTTTCGGCGAACCACAATGGGCTGTGGTAGGTGATAGCTATCCGGTAGGCTGCGCGTTCTCAGATAAGATCATTTTCTCCGAATACTTTGATCTTAACAAAGATCATCATGATCCGCGTTATAATACCAAATACGGTATTTATGAGCCCAATTGCGGTTTAGATAACGTACACATGACCTGGGGCCACGATGAATATGTTTATCACATGCTGAAGCCATACTTGCCTGAGCCGGCTTTATACATGCTGCGTTACCATTCTTTTTATCCGCAACACCGCGAAAACGCTTATAGCCATCTGATGACCCCACATGATCATCAGCTGTTTAAGGCGGTTAATCAGTTTAACCCTTATGATCTTTATTCAAAAAGCCCGGTACCTCCAAACTGGAAAGAATTGAGGCCGTATTATGAGGATCTTGTGGCTAAGTATTTGCCATCTACATTGAAATTTTAAAAGAAAGTAAAATATACAAAACAACCGCTGCTGATCAATAATTTGCAGCGGTTGTTTTGTTTTAAACGGAAATTGTCTTTTTACCTTATAATTGGGCAGCCGTCTGTGTTCTACCTGACAGCAATTGGGTTAGGTTTTAAGAAACCTTCAAGGCCCATCCATTCGCCAAAGCGTTCAATCCATTTATCAGTAGGTAAATTTTGTTTACGCATACCAAAACCATGGCCTCCTTTGGTGTACATATGCAGTTCGGCAATGTGTTTTGAGGCTACCCATTTTTGATAGATATCAACGCTGTGCGGTGCAAGGCCCAGTTCGTCATCGGCGGCGGCGGTTACAAACATTGGTGGAGCATCGGGTAATATTTCCGATTGTAGTTCTGCAGGGAAGAAGGGGTACAGAAGCGCTACAAAGTCGGGTTTGTTTGCCGGGGTGTATTTATAAGCAGACGCGGCCGCAAGCGTACCGCCTGCCGAAAAGCCCATAATACCTATTTTTGAAGGTGACAAATTATATTCAGCAGCATGCTCACGCACATAACTTATGGCCAACCGGGCATCGGCAAGCGCCAGGGGAAACAGTTGTACTACATTGTCGTGGTAACTTTGGGTTTTATAGTTGGCGGTTACCTCACTTACTGGATCGTTAGTAAGACTATGGATTACGCGATATTTAAGCACAAAAGCAGCTACGCCATGTTCATTTAGCCATTTAGCTTCTTCGTTTCCCTCATTATCGATGGATAGCGTCTGAAAGCTTCCCCCGGGACAGATAACAACCGCCGTGCCGGTAGCTATCGCCGGGTCAGGTAAGAAAATGCCAAGTGATGGATGTACCACATTATATACCTTACGGGTATTAGCAGCATTATGTTCACTTACCGCTTCCTGCCATGTCCAGTTTTCGGATCCGGGTGCATTGCCTTTATAGAGCTGAATAACCTTTTGTTGTGCGTTTGCGAAGTATGCTGTAAAAAGCAACAGATAAGCGAGTAGTTTAAATTTCATAGCGGGGACATTTTTGAAAACCAATGTACCTGCTATGAAATTACGCCTGAAACAACATTTTGTTAATAAATTGATTAGGAAGGCGATCTGTGGCAGCTGCAAATATTGTCAATTGATTATGGCAAAAAAGAGCAAAATATAGCGAGCGATTACATTTTTTCTTTTAATTGTGATTTGCTTTCATTCTTTGAACAACTGGCATTTAGAACAATCCGTTAATGAGTTAGCAAAGGTTTATGCTAATCTCAGTTAGGCTTAATTGTTCGTTCATAGTCGTCAGGATTTGCATGCAGAAAAAATTTTACGCTTTGAGCGTGAATTCTGACAAAACCTGCAATTAGTTATTGGGAAATTCTGGAATATCAAAATTCTGCATAACCATTTTTCACAGCAAATAATGCAAGGGTAACCCGGTTTTTTACGTTGAATTTCTGAAATAATGCTTCCCTGTACCCATCAACGGTTTTGTGGCTTACGCTCATTTTGTCTGCTATTTGCTGATAGGTTAAGTCTGTACAGGCGTGCTTAAGAAACTCTCTTTCCCTTTCAGAGATATTAAGTGAATTATATTTAGAATTCCGTCCGTCATGCGGGTTGAATGGTGTTTTACTTGCCAGTTCGGCCGCCACCCCCGAAAAATAGTTAGAATAATAGCAACCATTATTGGCAATAGCTTCCAACGCCAGGTGCATATCTTCAACTTCAATGTCTTTTGATAAAAAGCCTTTGACTTTCAGGTGCAACATTCGTAATACTGCCTCCTCGGTTTCAAGCATCGAAATAAACAACACTTTAATTTGAGAATAGTATTTCTGCAGCCAGTCTACTGTTTCATAGCCATCCATGCCGGGCATAGCAATATCCATAAGTATAATGTCCGGGAGCTCCTTTCTGCGCAATTTTTGCCTTAGGCCTATACCGTTTTCAGCTTCAAAAAGTATCGTATACCGATCATCGGTATCACCAAGATGGACAAGTTTGATCAATCCTTTTCTGAACAGATTATGATCATCCACGATAGCAAGTTTAATGATTGGTTTTTGTGCTGAAATCATTTTGTCTGAGCTATTTGGATAATAATTTTGGTTCCCTTTCCTGGTTCGCTTTCTACTTTTATACCGGCATCAATGAGTTTAGCCCGTTTTCGTATATTCAATAGGCCTGTACTTTCTTTTCCGGGTATGCCTGCTTCAACAGATGCTACATCGAAGCCGGTACCATTATCTGATATGCTTAGCGTAAATAATTCGGGAGTGTAATCAAGCAGCACAATTAGGGAGGAAGCATTTGCATATTTAACAATATTGTTAAGCACCTCCTGGCATAATCTGTAAAGAATTATTTCATGTTCAGGGCGCAACCTGTACTCGTTACCGGATTTGCTAAAAACCAGATGATATTTTTGCGTTTTATTAATTCGTTTCAGTTCGTTTTCCAAAGCGCCAATAAACCCGATTTTCATAATATGATCCGTGTTAAGGCTTGCACTAAGAGCCTTTAACTCGGCCATAAGCTGTTTTGCTAATGATTTTGTTTCAGATACATTTTCGCGCGCTTCGGCAGGTACAAAAGTTAGTATTTCGGCTAAGTTGATATTTATGAGAGAAACCAAATGACTGAAATTAGCGTGCAACTCTTTGGCTATATGATCTAAGGTTTGTTCCTGTATTTCTAATTTAGATTGAAGTAATGTCTGGTTAAAGGCTTCCCTTATTTCGGCTAATTCCTTGTTGTGCAAAAAACGCTTTTGCTGATAAACAAACAAAAAGTAGATGATTGATGCTGTAAACAACAAAAGCAATATTGTAGATATGATAATAGTTTGCGTGCTTACGGCTGAGATTGTGGTTTGCATAAAAAAGCAGTTAAATAAAATGAATACATAATTATGTTCAGCCCATGATTAATATACAAAAATGATACGGCAAGCCCAGGCAGTTTCCCGCTGAGGTAATCAAGAAAGAGGAAAAACGGCAGTGTACCTGCATAATAAATCAGTGTACCAAAGGAGATCCACACCATAGGCGTGCGGCTTAGTATCATGATTTTCGGCTCGTGCAAAACCTGGTTAAAATAAAGCAGCGCAAGCGCTATAGCAGTAAAGTGAGTTAATATAAGGGTATAAGTATTGACATTGTCAGGTCCCTGAATAAAGAAATAGTTAAGAATCCCGAATATGATAAACAGTATACCCAGGTATCTGATGATTGCTTTTACCCTAACATCTTTTAAGAATAAATTATAAACCAGGACCAAAAAAGCGAGCCTCACAGGCAAAAATCCACAATAGATAAAAATGTTAGACCTTGGAAGATTCCACCAGGGGGTTTGGTAAAGGTACCATTTCCAAAGAATTGCCATCGTCTCCACAACCATCGTTATCAAAAGGTATATTGCAAATAATCGGTAGGGCTTTAACCGTGCCAGCATAAAAGATCTCATGCCGGCAACGGTACTCAACAAAATTGGGACAAGGTATAGGTAGTTAATACTTAGTAATTTGTGCATAAGCCAATATAAGTATAATCCGGCAAAACCTTGACCCTCAATCGCAAAGCGGAGGACATGGCGATCCAAAATTAAAACCTCTTTCTTTTTCGGGATCAGAGTCAACCTGCTCTGAAAAATCACGCGCAATTGAACTACGGTCGGCAAAATCGTGTTCGTGTTCCGGAATTACATCACTATGGATGGTGTGGCTACCTTGCCGCACTGCCCGGGTAGCGTACATTAATAAACAGGTTTGGCCCTCAAAACGGTGTCCTGACTCGTAGGTGCCGAAGTACATGCGCAACCCATCGCCATTGGCCCGTTCTATTTCATCCAGCAGCTGGGTTATGTGGGCCTTCGAATACCAGATGCTTTTTGTATCTGGCTTACCTATAGCCTGGCTTAGCATTAGGTTTTTCTTTGATGCAAATTCATTTATCCGCCCGGTTGTAACATCATTGTCTACAAAAAAAGGAGGAAGAGGGATTAGGGTTTTTTGATTTTCCATGATTTGAAAGTTGCTTTTGGTTTAATGATGCTAAGCTAAAAGCTTGCTCGCGCCTAAAAAAGTATCTGACTGATTTACAGGAAAAATCCCCTCCCTCTGTTTAGCAAGTGACAAGGTATTTTTGATTTGCCTAAAGGGACCTGACCTAATTTAATAAATATGATATGAAAGGAGCATTGTTAGTTGGTATTAATGAATACCCCGGAAATTTAGCTCTACACGGCTGCGTTAATGACGCGGTTGCGCTTAGTAAAATGCTAAGCAGCAACGGCAATGGTTCGCGTAATTTTCATTGTGATATAAAAAAGAATGTCGCAAGCCGAACTGAACTTCGTGTATTGATAAAAAAGCTTTTTGAATCGGATCTTGATACTGCACTATTTTATTTTTCGGGTCATGGCGCGCTAACCGAGCGGGGCGGAATGATCATCACCCCCGATTTCAGGCCGATGGATGAAGGAATTGGCATGGATGAATTGCTTGATGCTGCCAACAGGTCAAAAATAAAGCAAAAGATCATTATCCTTGACTGTTGTCATGCCGGAGCTTTAGGTATTCCCAATGTAGCAGGAAACGGACACGCCCTGCTTGCCGATGGCGTTACCATATTTGCGGCTGCAGGTAAAACGCAAAGCGCCATGGAACGCAACGGGCATGGCCTGTTTACATCTTTATTATTATCAGCGCTTGAGGGGGCTGCCGCCGATATTGCGGGTAATATTACAGCGGGCAGTATCTATGCTTACATTGACCGTTCTCTTGGTTTTCTTGAACAACGGCCTCATTTCAAAACTAATATCAGCCGTTTTCAATCGCTGCGCAATGTAGTACCGCGCGTAGAGATACAGGTATTGAAAAATATTACCGATTACTTCGATCTGCCCGACGCTTTATTTCAGTTGGATAAAACTTACGAATTCACAAACAGAAAAGTGGCCGTTCCCGCTCATGTGGAGATATTGGGACACTTACAGCAAATGCGAAGCGTGGATCTGGTAGAACCTGTTGGAGAAGAGCACCTTTATTGGGCGGCACAGCGCAATAAAAGCTGCCGGCTCACAACCCTTGGAAAACACTACTGGAAATTGATAAAAGAAGACAAGTTATAGTCAATGAACGAGCCAAAGAAATTGATGGGTTTTTTGCCCAATATGGATACCCCGGTGATTCATGCTTTCACTTCGGATAAGGAAGAGGTAATGGCCAATGAGCTTGTTACGCTAAGTTGGGATACAGAAAACGCCCGCGAGGTAAAATTGGATGACATAACACAGGATGGGAATTTATACACAACCACATTAACAAACACACGCACTTTTAACCTCGTAGCATCCGGTATTTTCAGGAAAGCTCAGGCATCAAAACAAGTTAGATTATATATACCACAGATACTGTTGTTTGATTGTAAGCCTACACAAATCAGAGAGGGGGAGCCTGTTAGTATTGTTTTTCGGTTCAAATATGGCTTATCGTGGAAACTTATGGCAGAATATACCGGTCTGTTACTCGGCCAGCAGGAAGAAGTAGCTAAGGGTGCTGTGCAGGACGGATATGGCTGGACCGACCAAACTATTGAGCTAACGCTGAAGGATATTTGCAATCTGCGGCTACAGGTAAGAAATGGTGCAGAAATATCGTCAGATAGGATCATGTTGGGTACACCGCCGGTGAAAGTAGCGCTTGATTCAAATAAAATAACTGCGGTACCAGGATCTTCAATTAACCTAACCTGGAGAACTGAAAATGCTACCGGGTTATGGTTAAACCCGGGCAACATCGACCTTAAGGGGTGCAACTCTTATAACCTGGTAGTTAGCGGTGATCACGACCTTCATCTTGAATTGATAGGCAAGGGCGATTTTGGCGGTCATGCCAGTGACACCAGGACTATTATGATAGCTAATATTAACAAGTTCTATGTTTCTGATAATAATGACGGCGAAAACCCGGAGTTTTTTCTGAATTGGGATACTTCCCGCTTAAAGCAGTTACGGTTACTGCCCCAAAATAATCCGGTTGATCATTTGGTTGAAAAATACCGTATGCCTGCCATTTCAGATACCGGCATATATACGTTAGTAGGCCTTACTGCCGAAAAAGATGAAATTACTTCAAGCCTGACCATAAAAAGCTGCCATATTGAAAGCTTTGAGCTTGATACCGGAAAGGCTATGATAGGTACAACCGCCAAACTGAGGTGGAAAGCAAATGCTGCAAGGCGCCTGCAACTTACCTTCTCCGATCAGCTACTCCCTGTAGATATTTCGCCGGTGATCACTGAGCATCATTTTGCAGTGACTAAGGATTGTGATTATGTTACACTAACCGGTTGGGGGGATAACAATGTAATGTCCTTAACCGTTCCTGTGCCCCGTTTTATTGGGCCTGAAATAAAAACACTCACGCTTTCATCTATCGATGTGCAGTTGGGGATACGCTGGGTTGAATCGCCGGCTATCCCCGGTTCGCAACTTGCCGGGCTTATCAGATCATTACGCAGCAACCACAGCTTACCTGCTCAGTATAACGGAGCATGGCGTTGGGTAATATTTCCGGTGGCTTCTATGTCTGCCGCATTCAGGCCAATCATGAACTGGCCGTTTCATGTTTTTACCAAAATCTTAAAAAATATAAACTATGCCCCACCCAGATCAAACACCCCCGAAGAATAGGTTTATTCATTTCCGAAAGAAGTATTTTCCGTTTTTGTGGTTTATTGCCGCAGCCGACGAAGGATTGCTGTTGCATTGTCCGATACCCGAGCAGGATAAGCAGGCCGGTATAGGTGTAGCCATATTATGTACCTCTATAGCCGCATGCATTTCATCGTATTACGCCATTCATTCTTTATTTGGCACATGGACAACCGCACTGCCGCTGGCACTTTTCTGGGGGCTCATTATCCTTAACCTTGACCGGTTTATGGTAGTAAGCATGCGTAAAACCCGCGAAAATAACTGGCTGCAGAACATTTGGGTGGTTTCGCCACGTATCGTACTTGCCCTTTTTATTGCAGTGCTTATCAGCAAACCACTTGAGGTAAGGATCTTCCTGAACCAGATAGAGGCGGCAACTACAGCCCACAATGAAATACTGCAGAACAAAGCTTTAATTGACAGAAGCCAACTGGTGGACAAAGTAAAAGGAGAAGCAAAAGATTCAAATACGGCTCTGGAAAACGCGATCAGGGAAAGCAGAAACCGATACCTTGATCCTGTGTATACCGATTTGGATAAATCATATAAAGAAAGTTTAGCCCAAGCCGAAGGACTTCGTCAACAGAAGATCAGGTTACAGAGCCGGTTGAGTATCACGCCCGAGGAAGCCCCCGGCAGGCCGGGGCTGGAAGCGGCAATTGGTCGTGTTAGAAGGACGCTTGAAAATCAGAATAACAACAGCCGGTCGCTTAAACAGCAAAGGGATGACAGGGGTGCGGAGTACGATAAGAAACAATCAATTATTGTTAACCGGCTACAGG includes:
- a CDS encoding GH92 family glycosyl hydrolase — protein: MNRSFRIVFVLVSILLGSNLHAQQTNHLRYVDPFVGTTVSNVLTKWGNNGGCYPGAVAPSGSVQLSPETRVAGARGYNYIDSSIYYFSCLGHMSGFPEGSSGHLFIMPWNSATTFEAGKSSIRFSHKNEAAGPGYYKVSFDGQPITAEATATVRTGMFRFTFKGNDSPQVFIGNAGEIQAVSNKVLHISGANVVINFSEAYIYKKEVKGGWLFGFSNAQGRAAVITLQLSKSSVGYSGAQRNIDQEIGNLSFEELRAKTAKEWAKLLSVVHITDDSEPHKTVFYTALYHSLLLPWVIDDVDGNYRGNDGLIHQKSGQNQYGGFSPWDTFRSLHPLLTLLYPQKQQDVILSMLDVYKQSGHLPTESMTGNHATPIIVDSYLKGITGFDKALAYQAMKKDLVDGPFVQSDMEVYHEKGYVPFTKPESVTRTVEYAYDDWALSQFADKVIGDKHTFQLSSNRGFNYRALLNKDELFMLPRNGGEFKLQPGTSGYKEGDKWVYSYFVPQNGKDLINMMGGNVQFAARLDSALSNNVILFDNETVFHLPYLFNQAGKPQLTQKWLRDIMLNRFSATPGGLPGNDDLGSTSSWYVFSAMGIYPACPGRPLYAIGAPLFKSVTLHLPNGKQFVIGSSNSSAKNNYVQSLQVNGKTSQQLILPHSVLASGGSMNFDMGKEPANWPADKDPIELSATQKNTAFSIVGYSVNKKTVTPDEPLVVSFKLKNTGSRGIKTVKLLVNGAPYAYKNCLVETGQTVQDSINFRLYPAGKTTLKLDNMAPFTVNVKLPVKPQEALCKVLALDVKPMIKLNDIQEVKYTIKNIGGLEHGFNIPVKLNDLIVFTDSIKLKAGEVKTIAHNIKALTKGFNRLVVYDHPRVRYKVYENAMESLLLDFASISSGKMVADSSGFHNDGHIISATPDSKDKLLFGDNTYVEVPNAPVLDRMGETISMMGWVYPMEKEKGLTDIITKGDNHVLQMTDSKTLTFFAGGWGRGDCTVNLPADWQQHWHHIAGVCTGKMLYVYIDGVLAGTSELDVTADLSVNNKWTLSRNEEFPSERVFHGYINKVMVFREALSADDIKGIVSSENASIRQ
- a CDS encoding GH92 family glycosyl hydrolase, producing MILNICPKLKRKVYPLMLLSLVTVAANAQQKTTKVKKDEVDYVNPLIGTAATGFAKGLDGGGTMPCVNVPFAMTNFVAQTGENKMSKMSYTYEDNSVIGLMASHQPTVWMGDYGYVSVMPQIGNLRVLPEERKLMFDHKDEVAKPYYYSVKLKAAANTNIKAEIAGSNTCGMFRFTFPKADQAHLIIQGINLNPTLTDWANDFKVRMKELRGYVHVDTVNNEITGYNPDRQSAQLGPPLKNFKGYFIIKFDKPIRSYGTWDNQTIKKRSKEQFGTRMGAYVSFKTTGNTVVKVTVATSFISIDQARHNLKREIPDWDFEKVVKSTRDNWQQQLKKVQVADITDGQKTIFYTALFHTLLFPREFSEYGRYYSAFDDKIHNGVSYNDYSLWDTFRALHPLLTLTQPERVNDMVKSLLQMYQEGGWMPMWPNPTYTNIMIGTHADAVIADAYVKGFRGYNIALAYEALHKDAFAAPDGDVQKKWGDRDLWTSFEARGGLTNYHKLGYIPVDKTKESVSRTIEYGIDDYCVAQLAKALGKTSDYNQLMGWSKNYKNVYNSSTGFMAPRNADGSWSAQSDSGFTEGTKWTYTFGAMQDVPGMIALMGGEKAFADKLTHNFNDGHYRADNEPGHHYIYLFNYCGMPWKAQELVRQHTSWQNFRNAPIGINGNDDCGQTSAWYIFSTMGFYPVTPASGLYSIGAPQFPYIAMNLQNGNKLVIKATGLSAQNKYVKSVTFNGVAIKDHTISHEQISHGGTLAFTMTNIPQKD